From a single Phragmites australis chromosome 7, lpPhrAust1.1, whole genome shotgun sequence genomic region:
- the LOC133924192 gene encoding U-box domain-containing protein 27-like, with protein MVRKEKAMRLPTQHRGLEVKIPSFFRCPISLDVMRSPVSLCTGVTYDRASIQRWLDCGNTTCPATMLPLPSTDLVPNLTLRSLITHWAASSASCSPTAASVDSSVRSSPAGLVRQVASSRADPAPALRELAGYLSDDDVDDFEKNALVGAGRAAETVASVLRRKSEETSVEGLEAAVRVLAAIVASDGIEDANKKRVASGLAVDAAASAASLARVLRSGSGLEARIDAGRLAELLLSNAADEAKTTAAESTELVTELIRLVGPVDEKGTLDKKAVDTGLSCLAAISASRRAARAEMVRLGAVPAAVRTLHAMTEPGASAKALRILECAAGCAEGRAALCEDAEEAIPAVVGKMMKAGRDGAEAAVAVLWAVCHRYQDRRAADAAAASEGGLTKLLLLMQSGCSPAARQMALELLKIYKVNAKSCLAGYDSKTTHIMPF; from the coding sequence ATGGTCCGGAAGGAGAAGGCCATGAGGCTCCCCACGCAGCACCGGGGGCTGGAGGTCAAGATCCCCAGCTTCTTCCGCTGCCCCATCTCGCTCGACGTCATGCGCTCGCCGGTCAGCCTCTGCACCGGCGTCACCTACGACCGCGCCTCCATCCAGCGGTGGCTCGACTGCGGCAACACCACCTGCCCGGCCACCATGCTCCCGCTCCCCTCCACCGACCTCGTCCCCAACCTCACGCTCCGCAGCCTCATCACCCACTGGGCCGCCTCGTCCGCCTCCTGCTCCCCCACCGCTGCCTCCGTTGATTCCTCGGTACGGTCGTCCCCTGCTGGTCTCGTCCGACAGGTGGCGTCATCCAGGGCGGACCCCGCCCCCGCGCTCCGCGAGCTGGCGGGCTATCTCTCCGACGATGACGTCGACGATTTCGAGAAGAACGCGCTGGTGGGCGCGGGCCGCGCCGCGGAGACCGTCGCGTCGGTGCTTCGGAGAAAGAGTGAGGAAACCAGCGTCGAGGGTCTCGAGGCGGCCGTGAGGGTGCTCGCCGCGATCGTCGCGTCGGACGGCATCGAGGACGCGAACAAGAAGCGGGTGGCCTCCGGCCTCGCCGTGGACGCGGCGGCCTCGGCCGCGTCACTGGCGCGCGTGCTGCGGAGCGGTAGCGGCCTGGAGGCCAGGATCGACGCGGGGAGGCTGGCGGAGCTCTTGCTCAGCAATGCCGCCGACGAGGCAAAGACGACAGCGGCCGAGTCGACCGAGCTGGTAACCGAGCTTATAAGGCTCGTCGGCCCCGTCGACGAGAAGGGCACCCTGGACAAGAAGGCCGTGGACACCGGCCTCTCCTGCCTGGCCGCCATCTCCGCGTCCCGGCGCGCGGCGCGCGCCGAGATGGTCCGCCTCGGCGCCGTCCCGGCCGCGGTGCGCACGCTCCACGCCATGACAGAGCCCGGCGCGTCCGCGAAAGCCCTCCGGATCCTCGAGTGCGCCGCCGGCTGCGCCGAGGGCCGCGCCGCGCTGTGCGAGGACGCGGAGGAGGCCATCCCGGCGGTGGTCGGCAAGATGATGAAGGCCGGCCGCGACGGCGCCGAGGCCGCGGTGGCCGTGCTCTGGGCGGTATGCCACCGGTACCAGGACCGCAGggcagcggacgcggcggcggcgtccgagggcgggctgacgaaactgctgctgctgatgcagAGCGGGTGCTCGCCAGCGGCGAGGCAGATGGCGCTGGAGCTGCTCAAAATATACAAGGTGAACGCCAAGAGCTGCCTCGCCGGCTACGACTCCAAGACCACCCACATCATGCCATTCTGA